The Syntrophorhabdaceae bacterium genomic sequence CGATAAAGGCCTTTGCCTCACAGTGGTTGATGTTATATTCCATCTCCGAGGCTGACAACCTGAACATGATCGGCACGCAGATGAATCCTCCCTTTGCTGCCGCAGCGTAGATATCCATCCATTCAACACAATTGTACGCCAGGGCTGCAAATCTGTCGCCTTTTTTCAGACCAACGTCAGTAAGGGCATTGGCAAGTCTGCACGCTCTCTCGTCCCACTGTTTGAAGGTAAATTCCTTGTAAAGATCCTTTGCCCCTATCTTGTTGGGCCATTTGTGAGCATTGACCCTCAGTACATCCTTTGCCGTCATCCAATGACCGTTATTCATTTCTGTCCTCCTTAAATTGTTTTATTGATACTTGTTACAAAAATTCTCCCCTCAACGATTGCCACAACGTTGGTAATAGTTGTGATTTTCACCCCCATTCTATTTTAGCACTTGTTCTTTAAATTCTCCAACACCTCGATGAAAGCATCTATACGTAAATGTGTAGCTCCCTCATTATAGGAACTGATATCAACAATATCACCTTCCAGCACAAGTATCGGGATCTCCCGATAGACCTCTTTCAATATCTGTGCTTGCAGCAGGATGCCCGAATGCCATGTGCGACAGGAAAAGGCCTTGTGAAACACAACCCCATCGATCTGATAGTCCTCAATGTATTCTATGAGTCGCTCCACCTCAGGTATAGAACCTTTCCGCTTTCTGGCAGCGTCATACCAATGTGTCCAGTATCTCATCCATCTTAATGCGATCCGTTCAAGCGGATCGCTCAGTTTCGGCAGGTCAAGCCTGTCAATCCTTTCCGCTTCACGGTAGGTCCTTTCGGCAGGGAAGACCGCTCCCTTGTTATTGAAGTATTGAAAATCGCTCAACGCGAACCATGGCGGCAATCCTGCGCCCCATAACAGCCTGTACTTTTCATCTTCAGCGACACCTTCTTTTTTGTCGATTCTACCTTTGAGCTCGTCGTATAGGTCCTTATAGAAATCGTATGCCTCCTGGGTCCCGAGCATAAACGCGAGAGGGACCATCGTGTTCATAGCGTCGCCGGTGTCCATTGGAGTAGGTCTCGCCTTTCGCAGTTCGTAGGCGTCAATAAACATATCCCAGGTCCGGTCGACAAGGTCCGTTATTTCCTCCAATTTGTTCCAATCCATTTTCTTCTGGGTCTGTTTTTCTATAAAGGCGATGGCCCCTTTCAGTTCGTCGACGGCATATTTCAGGTAGTAATTCTCAACCTCTCTCTGGTCCATGTTTTCATCATAAGGAGGCCAATAAAACCCACCTATATAGGCAGGCACATCCTGCATATAGTGCTGTGCCGCCTGAGGCCATTTATATCTTGGATCACAGAGCATCTGACCTGTTCCAAGGATAAAATCAGGCCTGGCTATACCGCCCCATGGTGCGTCAGGCGGCATCTCGCCGCCAAGTTCGTTCCTCCAGTACTCAAAGCCCAGGCCGCATGTTGCATATGTACAAAGGGAGCGGGAGAAATTCTGCGATTCGGCCTTTTCCAGGTATTTTCCTGCGTCGCGTTTCGCGGCGCATATACCTGAATAGCTTTCTGCCCAGGCAGGAACGATATCCATGGCCCTCAGGATCTCATCATAACAGTTGACAATAAAGCTGAAAGCCACCGGCCTTCCTTCCTCCTTGGCCTTCAGATTAGCCGTAAAGTTTGCCCGCACCATCTTGGGGATCTTCGCTGCAGCTGCTGTTGCAGTCATTCTCTGTTTTCTTTCTTCTGCCATCGGTCATCTCCTTTCCTGAGTAAACATCTCGAGGAATGCCTCAATTCTGGTCTTTAATCTGCTCGACGATGAAGAGGAATACTCATCCTCGACATAAAAGACAGGCTTGCCCAATGACTCGATGTAACTTATTGTTGCCGGAACCTCGAACCCATAGGGGTCACAATTCTTATAGACCAGGAGAATCACGGCATCCACATTAAACTCGGAAATAAACCTTTTCAGGTGTCCGAACCGCAACTCAAGATTCTCGTCATAACTGCCGCCTCTATCCCTGTAAAATGTCGGCAGGCTGACCTTTTCCAGATAATACTCCGCGATGCCGTAAACGGGGTCGGACGTCGTTTCTATGTCGGCGTAATAGAGTTTGCTGCCGACAGAGACATCATCCATCACCACCTGTGCGCCTGTCTTCTCAATGATCTCGATCAGGCCTGTATCGTCAATCTGGTCACCCACAAGCATGATTCGCAAAGGTTTCTGCGGTGAAGATATTGTCCGTCCCTTCACCTCTTCAGTAACCTGCCGGACTAACGCCGCCGACTCATCCACGGGCAACGCCTTAACGGCCACGAGAAGCTTTATCATTTCGATACCGGAGATCAACGGTTGATCAGGCTTTCGCAGATCATAGAGATCTCTCATGGCCTGTCTTAGTTCGTTATAGGCCAGCACCGCATGGGCCAGGTTCTTTTCAGATATCCCATTACCTGTAAACTGTTCCAGGCTTTTGATAAACGTTTTAAGGATCTGCGTGAAGAACGCCAATGAAGGGGCACCGTCGAGGTGCGGCACATTCAGGAAGTGATAATACGGCAGCGGGAAATTACGCTTCCATACTTCGTAAGTACGGCTCACGCTGTCGCATGTGTGAGGGATAACAATACCGTCCAGGTAATCATACTTGCCTTTCAGGGCCAGATCAAAAGCGTTCAACAAAAAGGGGCAGACGAGTGTTTCCATGCTGCTATAAGCCTTCGTGACAGCTTCATTGGGGTCACCCTTAATCCTGACCGGAGTAAAACCGGCCGCGTTGATAATCTCGACGGGGGCTACGGCGGATATATAACCCATTGCCCTCTTTCCTGCCTTTTTCATGGCCCTTGCCTGGCATCCATAGTCCTTGTAATATGTCTCAACCAATGCTAATCCCTTATCATTCGTTGTTTCCATTTTTAGCGCCCCTTTCTATGTGAAATCACTTGACCTTGAACATCTCTCCGAAACCCGCGTATTTCTCTCTCAGAACGGGTTTTTCTATTTTGCCAGTTGGATTCCGGGGTACCTTATCGAAAAATATGTGTTTGGGCCGCTTATATTTAGGAAGATTGTCACTGCAATATTTTTCCACATCTTTCTCCGTCAGTGCTTCACCCGGTTTGACCTGAATAACCGCTGCCACGACCTCCCCTAATCTTTCGTCAGGGATGCCGATAACACCTACATCATGGATCTTGGGATGATGCTGGAGCAGGTCCTCGATCTCAACAGGATAAATATTTTCTCCACCGTAGATGATCACATCCTTCTTCCTATCCACCAGATAAAGGTATCCTTCCTCATCGGCTTTCGCCATGTCACCCGTGTAACACCATCCGTTTCTGATGGTCTCGGCGGTCTTTTCCGGGTTTTTGTAATATTCCTTCATGACGCCGTTACCTTTAACGATCAACTCGCCCACTTCACCCGGGACAACATCTTCACCCTTTTCATTTACGACACGCGCCTCCCAGTTGAAGCTTGCCTTCCCAATACTTCCCAATCTGTTCATGTCCTTAAAAGTCATGTGGCAACAACCCGGTCCCATTGCCTCTCCCAACCCGTACATCGTGTCGTATTCCATGTGCGGAAACTTTTCAAGCCAGCGTGTGATCACGGCGGGCGGCACAGGCTGACCTCCCAGGGACAAAAGACGACAGGATTTCAGATCATACTGCCCGGTGGTCAGCTCCCCGCGGTCATAATGCCCGAGGATATCAAGGGCCCACGGGACAACCATGAACAGGATGGATACATTTTCTTTCTGAACCACATCTACTACGTCAATTGGTTTTATCATCCCCTTGATGAGCACTGCAGGGGCGCCTACAATAACACAGCCAACCCACATCATTCCGCCGCCGGCATGGTATAAAGGCTGAAGCAGTAAAAAGTTATCATTGTGCTTTATATTCCAGCTGTAGTTATTAGTGACTGCCGCACATTCAATATTCTTGTTGGTAAGAAGGATTGGTTTAGGTTTTCCTGTCGTACCGGAGGTAAAATAAAGCGAACACCCATCATTATCGTCCAGCGGTATCTCCACCGGTTTTGACGACGACTGTTTCATTATCTCTTCCAGGGATTCCATGTCCTTAGGTGTGTTCTTACCGATACTGATGTAATGCTTTATCTTCGGTAAATGAGGTTGTACCTCACGGATCCTGTCAAGGAAACCTTCTTCAAAGATCATCATCTTTGCCTCTGCAACCTCACTGCAATAGATGATCTCCTGGGCTGTAAATCTAAAATTGAGAGGGGCGATCCATGCCCCAGCCCTCATCGCTCCCCACTGAAGTTCGAGAACCTCCAGGCAGTTATACATGAGCGTGTGGACCTTGTCCCCTTGCTTGATGCCGCGATCGATCAGCGCATTCGCGACTTTATTGATCCTGTCGTTAAACTCCTTCCATGTCACCACTCTTCTTGTCTTGAGAACCGGATCGACTTCGACTAATGCTGTTTTATCGGGATACATCCTGCTGTTTCGAGCAATCATTTCGGATACGTTCATTGCTAAATCCTCCCCTGTGATTGAGGGATTATCTTTCCCTCAACTGAATAGCCTCCAATTAAAATTTCATTGCCCTTCCCGCCTCAAAGGCTTTCATGTTCAGGTCGAGCATCTTTGTTCCAAAACGATTGACCAGAACCTCTTTCCATGCCTTTTCCGGAAGCTCAAGCAGCTTTGAAAGTACACCCAGCAACAGGGTATTGACCAGCAATTCGCTCCCTACCTCTACTGCCTTTTCAAAGGCGTTCAGTGTTATTACCTTGCGTTTCCCATCCTCCAGCTTCTCCTTCACTTTGTCCGGATACTGTATCTTCAGGAAGTGGGCAATGGGAGGAACTATCTGTTGCTCATTGACAATGATAGTACCGTTGGGCTTCAGATACTCGATGCTGCGCAGGGCCTCGACCGCCTCAAAAGCCAGAATATAATCCGCTTCGCCTTTTCCTATAACGGGAGAAGTGATATTCTTGCCAAAGCGGGCGTGGCTTGCGATTATCCCGCCCCTTTGCGACATACCATGAACCTCGCCTTTTTTTACGTCATATCCTGCAGCCAGGGCCACTTCGCTCGTAAGCTCCGTTGCCATTACAGCCCCCTGGCCTCCTACACCGACTACATAGACATTTGTCGCCGTTTCTTTCATTTTAGCACCCCTTTTCCATTAATTTTCTATCAACTGGATTGCATGCACCGCGCAAAGCTGCGCGCACACAGAGCATCCCGTACATAGGCTGAGGTCGATAGTCCTGGCCTTTTCGCCCTTCTTCGATTTCTTGGCTACCTGGTCGGACAATCCTATTGCCGGGCAACCTGATGACATACAGATGCCGCATCCTGTGCATTTTTCTTCAACAACCATATAGGGTTTGTCTTTTATCTTTCTCGGCATGAGAGCACATGGACGGTTTGTAAGGACTACAGCCGGTCCCTCAAAGGCAATCGCCTCTTTCAAAACCTCAATGCATGCCTTGATATCATAAGGATCAACGTGTTTTACAAATTTTATGCCAATCCCTCTCACGAGGGCATCCAGGTCCACTGTCACTGTCGGCGCCCCATTTGCCCTGAAGCCGCTCTCCGCAGCAGGCTGGCCGCCTGTCATGGCAGTGATTCTGTTATCCAGTATGACAACTGTAATATTTGTCTGCGTATAGACCGCGTCGTACAGAGGTGTCATGCCCGAATGGATAAAGGTTCCATCCCCAATGGCTGCTATAATCGGTTTGTCGCTTCCATGGACCTTGGCCATCCCCACAGCGTTTCCGATACTTGCCCCCATGCAGATTGCTGTATGGAGAGCGCTGATTGGCGGAGCAAAAGCGAGTGTGTAGCAACCGATATCAGAAAAGACGTTGACGTCCATTTTCTTGAATGCCAGGAATATTCCCCTGTGAGGACATCCTGCGCACATGGTAGGAGGACGGGGCGGAGCATCTTTTCTCTCAGGAACCACCGGCGCGGGCTGTTCCATGGGAATTCCAGCCTTTTTCAAGCCTGCCCGGACAACATCAGGATCCAATTCTCCCTGAACTCTGAAATAGTCCATACCGATGAAACCATATATGCCCATAATCTTAAGTTCTTCTTCAAAGAAAGGACGGGTTTCTTCGATGACCACCAATTTTTTCACCTTGGAGGCGAAGTCCTTGATCATCTTCTCGGGAACAGGAAAAGAGATTCCCAGTTTCAGATAGCTTGCTTCAGGAATAACATGTTTCGCATGATAATAGGCAATCCCTGAAGTGATGATCCCTACTTCTTTACTGTTCCACTCCACCTGGTTAAGAGGTGATGTTTCCGCATACTCTTTCAATGCTGCGAGCCTGTTAATGACCTCTGTTTCCCTCAGGATAGCCCTGCCCGGTACCACCACATATTTATTGGGATTCCTCTCAAATCCCTTAATGGGATATTCTGTGCGGGGATAGAGATCGACTATCGTTTTGGAATGTGAGATCCTTGTTGTTGACTTTACAATGACGGGGGTATCAAATTTTTCGCTAAGAGCGAGGGCCTCACCTACATACTCTTTTGCTTCCATGCTGTCGCTGGGATCCAGGCAGGGAATCCTGGCCAATTTTGCGTACATGCGCGTATCGTCCTCGGTTTGAGAACTGTGCTGTCCCGGATCGTCGCAAGCTACCAGCACAAACCCTCCCGGTGTCCCCGTGTGGGACCAGTTGAGTAAAGGATCCAAAGCCACGCTGACGCCAGGCTGTTTCATGGATACCATGGTCCTTGCGCCAGCCATGGCTGACCCAATACCGATTTCAAAGGCTGTCTTTTCGTTGGCTGCCCAATCTGCAATTATTTCCTTATACCCTGCTACATTCAGAAGAATCTCAGAAGAAGGCGTGCCCGGATAGGCAGCAGCGAGAACAACGCCGGCTTCATACGCTCCCCTTGCAAAGGCTTCATTACCCGAAAGCAACACCCGACCCTCAGATTTTTCTTTTCTTTTACCTTTAACCGCTCCGCTCATATTCCTACCTCCTTATAAAAATAAATTTTACGACCATTGGGATCCTGTTTCTCGCTATAACCTGTCGCATGCGAATTAAATCACATGAGCATGACAAGAAACGCTATGTCAAATTTCTAAGCTTCTCGGCCAGATTTTTGGTAAACTCCTTCTCAACATCTTTTGCCTTACTTTTCATGATCCTGTCGCCGAACATGGCAAGTTTTCCTACAACATCAACCTCCGACTCATAGCTAACCTCGACCTCGCCGTTGCCAAGATCCTTTAAATCGATAGTCGTCTTCTGTTTAATGTGTCCAAGCTTTGTCATGTCTTCGCCCTCACCCACAAGTTCCATATGGGTGGGTGGTTGTACGACCGTCAGCACGTTCCTGAAGGCGAGTTTCACCTTGATGGGGCCTACTTTCTGTTTCACGACAGTGTCATAAGTCTTTTCATCGATCTTCTCCACCTTCTCTGCACCAGGCAGACATGTACCTATTGTCTCTGGTTCGAGAAGCGTGTTCCACAGTGTCTGTATGGGAGCTTTTACAGTAAATTTTCCCAGGATTTGCATTATTTTCTCCTTGTCTTGTTGTGATCCGCAGTGCTCTTTGATCGGGTGTTATCATTATGTCGGGTCTTATCATCATGAGCTGTACATCTTTGTTTCTTAATCTCTTCAAACTCTTTCTTCTTCATCATCATGATGTGGCGCAGGACCTGCAGGTTCTCCAGCTTCTCGCTGACGCCGCAACTACAGTCCGGACATCGCTCGTCCATTATCGTCCTTCCCGCCCGAGAACTCCTCCATCAGGCCTGCGTTGCGCAGACCCGACGGAGGGTTATTGGGGGTATTATGAGCCTATTTCTTTTTTTCCGCTTCTCTCTTTTCTTTAAGCGCCCGCCACACCTTTTCAGGGGTCGCCGGCATATCCTTTATCATCACGCCCACTGCGTCATAGATCGCGTTGATTACTGCGGGTGCGCCCGTACACGTTGTTGCTTCACTTGCTTCTTTCACGCCGAAGGGACCGAAGGGATCGTTCGTGATGACATGGGCAAATTTTGGGAACGGCGCCTCGTACACCCGGGGCCTTTTTAGGTCGATCCAATTCGGATTGACCGTCGATCCCTTGTCCATGATGAATTCTTCATAGAGGGCTGACGAGATGGACTGGTGGTACGATCCGCCGATACACTGTGTCTCAACAATAGTAGGGTTAAGCGGAAAACCGCAGTCATCCGCCATGGAGCTCTTCTCGGTGCATCTGACCACGCCCGTCTCTGTGTCTACCTCGACCTCATTGATCTGGGCGGCAAAACCGTAGTTCGTTCCCACGTCCCCTTCACCAGTTGAAAAGGCCTTTGGAGAAAAACCCTTTGTGCCCTTCCGTGAAACACCTTTCCCTACGACGACGTTGCCGATATTGGCGTAACAGGCCGCCCGTACGACGTCCAGCCACGGGAGGTACCGTGTCTCATCGGTCTTCATGAAGACCTTTTTGTCCCTTATATCCAGTTCCTCGGCAAAGACGTTCATCTCCTTCGCGGCCGCCTCCAGGAGCTGCTGTTTTGCATCTTCCGCCGCTTTCATTGTCGCCTCTCCGGCGTAGATGGTGACCCTGCTGCCGTACGACCCGGGGTCGGGGTAAGAGTAAGAGGTGTCGACCCGTTTGATCTCCACGTCCTTCATGCCAACCCCCAGCACCTCTGCGGCGATTGCACACATGGCCGTATCGGAACCCTGGCCGACGTCCGAGGCGCCTGTCAGGACGTTGACGCTCCCGTCCTCGTTGATCCTGACGACTGCAGAACAGGAGTTGTGACCCGTAAGCCGTGCGCCACTCAAAAAGGCCGAGGACCCGATGCCGGCGCCGCGGGCAATAGGCCCGTCATTCTTTTTGGTCTTGTGGTATTTGTCCCACTCAAAGAGCTTTGCTGTCTGCTCGATGCACTCCTTGATCCCGCAGGTGGCAACCCGGAGCTTGTTCACAGTGTAGTACGTCTCACCGGGTTTCGGGTTGTCGATGGAGTTTCTGAGCCTGATCTCCACCGGGTCGATGCCAAGCTCCTTTGCCATAAGGTCAAGCTGACAATCGATCGCGTACCTGGTATGGTACATACCGTGGCCCCTCATCGCGGCGGCCATGGGGTTGTTGGTGTAGATATTCCAGGTGTCTGTTCTGAAGTTATCTATTTTATATGGTACCGTACACTGACCGTTTGTCAGGTACATGGTGACAGGGCTCATCCGGGCATACGCCCCGCCGTCAGCGACGACGTTCGTGTAAAGACCCTTGATCAGTCCATCCTTTGTAAGGCCCATCTTTACCCTGACCCACATGGCGTGGCGTCTGAGACAGGTCGTCAATTCTTCCCACTGCGAGTAAACGATCTTGACCGGTCTTCCGGTCTTTTTGGCGAGAAGGATCGCAGAAAAGTCCAGGGCATGGGCATCGTTCTTTGTTCCTCCGAAGTCACAGCCAATAATAGGTTGAATGACCCGCACCTTGTTCAACGGAAGGTTGAAAGCCCTGCCGAAGATCCTCCAGAGCATATAGGGGCTGCCTTTTGCCCCTACGTAATGGAGTGTGTCATGCTCCCACCATGCAAGCACGGCAGGGGGCTCGATGTAGCCCTTGGACTGCCTCGGCGTCTGAAATAAGTCTTCCCTTACAAGATAGGATTCGTCGAAGGCCTTATCCACGTCGCCGAAGTTCCAGTGGTATTCTACGAGAATGTTTCTCGGTTTGTCCTCGTGCACGAGGGGAGCCCCTTCTTTCATAGCCTCAAAGGGATCGAACACTGCAGGGAGTTCCTCGTACTGAACGTCGATAAGATCACATGCCTCTTCGGCGATGTCTTTGTTGACAGCGGCTACTGCCGCCACTCCCTCATACATATATCTGACCTTGTCCGTTGCCAGGGGCGACTCATCACGGGTGTGTGCCTGCCATCCCCACTTGAACCCGCCGAAGTCTTTCCCGACGACCACTCCTTTTACGCCGGGCAGACGCTCGGCCTTGCTTGTATCGATGCCGAGTATCCTCGCGTGGGCATAGGGCGCCCTCTTTATCTTCCCCCAGAGCATACCCGCCGTTTCATAGTCGGCTGCATATTTTGCCCGGCCGGTTGCCTTGAGCGGTGTTTCAACCCTGGGTACGGATTTTCCGAGCACTGCATAGTTTTTCTTATTGTCTTCCATGATCGCCTCCTCACTTTCCCTGCATGACCTTGGCTGCTATTTCTATGGCTTCTACGTATTTGACGTACCCGCTGTCCGCACACATATTGCCCTGAAGGGCCTTTTTTATGTCCTCCCGCGTGGCCCGCGGATTATCCAGAAGAAGTGCTCTCGCCGACATGACCATCCCGGAGGTGCAGAAACCGCACTCGATGGCGCCGTGGTTGACCATCGCCTCCTGGATCGGGTGCAGTTTTTCTCCGTCAGCAACTCCCTCTATCGTTACCACTTCATGGCCGTTAACCTGGACCGCTAGTATTGAACATGACCGAACTGCCTTGCCATCCAGATTGACCGTACATGCACCGCATGCACTTACCTCGCAGCCTGTCCTCGTACCGGTCAGTTTCAACTCTTCCCGTAAAAGCTCCAGCAGCAGCGTCTTTGGATTTACTGCGATTTCAACCTCTTTTCCATTGAGCTTAAATTTAATATCTCTCAATTTTTCCTTCATCTATTACCTCCATAATGGTTTATTTCTTCTGCTTTGCCCTCTCAAGAGCCTGAGCCGTCACGCGCTTCAGAAATATCCGCGCCATATCTTTCCGGTATTCCTCCGAGCCATGCACGTCGGCTGGCGGGTTAACCTCTTCGGAGGCAATCTTACCCGCCTCTTCAAGGAGCTTCTCGTCGATAACCTTACCAATAAGGACCTTCTCGGAGCTCCTGGCCCTGAAAGGCGTGGAGGCAACATTTGTAAGGACGATGCGGGCATCCCGGCAGACGCCGGTGGATGGGTCTATAGTCACCAATGCTGCCGCACCAACGACGCCCATATCCCCTTTCTGCGCCATCAGTTTCCCGTGGGCAAGGCCCGTGTTGGCTGCGATGACGGGGACCTGAACCTCGCAGAGAAGCTCGTCGTGGGCGATATCTACCTCAAGGTAATCCTTATAGAAGTCCTCAGCGTCGACGATCCGTTCGCCTTCCGGTCCGACGAGCCTGTATTTCGCATTGAGTGCGATAAAGACGGCAGGGGGGTCAGCGGCCGGATCCCCGTGACAGGCGTTCCCGCCGATCGTGCCCCAGTTCCTGGTCTGCACGACTGCAAGGTTGTCTTCCATCTCGGCAAGTACAGGGTAGTTCTTCTTTATGACAGAGGACTTTTCGACGGCACTATGCGTCGTAAGGGCGCCGATTGCGAGCCCCTTTCCCTTGTCGTACTTGATGTAATCAAGTTCGGAAACACCCTTGATGTCAACGACGTTCTCGGGGGTCAACATGTTCTGTTTCATCAACAGAAGCATCGATTGTCCACCACACATGATCTTTCCATCGCCCTCTAATTTAGCCAACGTGGAAACAGCTTCCTTCACCGTCTTTGGGGCGTAGTAATTAAAATCCTTCATAATGATACCTCCTGTTTACCTGATATGCTTCAGCGGATAATTTTATTTTGTCTCGGTTTGCCTCTTCGGTTATACCAATATACTGACTGGTAGATATAATAAATACCATAATAGAATTTTTTGTCAAGAGATTTTTTACACTAAGTTCGGGACATGCTATTTTTCTCCGGAACCGGGACTAAGCGTGTCTGGTCCTGCAAAAGCGCTATGTCAGCTCGATCTCCGTAGACCCGCCTATGGGAATATAGATACCCTTGATATGAGGGTATTCTTTCCTGATGATCTCCATGAACCTTTCCACGTTTTTGGCGGTACCCTGGACAGGAAACTGTTTGAGAAACTCACCGTACCCTTCCGGGTCGGCAGCATCAGAGACGTTTTCGGGGAAATCGTGGCACGGTATCACATAGCGGCAGCCGGTTACGTTGGCGGCATATGCAGCCTGCTCCGGCTCCATCATCAGGAAACCGATGGCGGGAAGGATCGAGACATAGGGTTTATGGTAGTCTCCGACGACAAACTTCATATCCGCCGTCAATCCCGTATCGCCGCTTATATATACCTTCAGACCATCCTCGAACTCGATGACGTACCCGGCAGCGGTCCCGATGATCTCCATCGTGCCGTCAGGGGACATCTCTGAATTCGTGTGAGAGGCGGGGATCAGGGAGAATTTTATTCCCTGAAAATCAACGGTTGCGCCGAAGGCAGTGGGGATTACATTCGTGATCCCCCGCTGTGGAAGAGAAAGGGCATATTCGAACTGGGCAATGAAGACAACCTTCTTGTTGTGCTGAGCGATCTCATCGATCCCCGCGGCATGATCGAAGTGGGCATGGGTGATGATGACGACATCGATCTCCTTCAGTTTGTCCGGCGATCTTTCAGACAGCGGCCACAGTGGATCGTTGGTCAACCAGGGGTCGACCATGATAATCTTTCCCGAAGGGGAATAGAACTTAAAGGTTGATGCACTCAGTCTCTGGATCTTCATAATCTCTGCTCCTGAATGATTTTTTTAATGGGCATCATCCGGTAATACCCGCTCATGATGCCGTGTATACGTATATCTACCGGTAAATATAATGCTGATACTACATAGGCGGAGGTTATTTGTCAAGATAAAATAGAGCGGGGGAATTGCCTTAAGCAGACTTATACTCAGGTTCAAGGATCTGAACCCTTTCCTCTTATGGAAGGCAATGGAGAGGTGGTGAAAAAGATATTAAATTGTGCCTCATCATACTCTGAGCTAAAAAACCACTTGTCGTCTTTGTAGAGCAAAGGTATTATATTATACGGTTTCCTCCGGTTTGCCTGATAATGGAGTCCGTGAAGACGAATGCTTGACAAAAAAATGATTGATTTATATACTTACTGGTTGGTATATTGATAACAAAGTTCAAAGAGGAGGCGGGTAATGTCACGAGGAAAAGGTGTAACACCGCAATATGATAAGAGAAAAAATGAGATCATGCAAAAGGCAATGAAGTTGTTCATGATAAAGGGCTTCGATGCGACTTCAACCAACGATATCTGTTGGGCTGCCAAAATGACAAAACCCAGCCTGTATCACTATTTCAGCAGCAAAAACCATCTCCTCTTTTCTGTCCATATGCATGTCATTGAGAGTATTCTTCACCCTTATCTGACAGAAACCGAATCGATAAAAGAACCGCAAAAACGCTTAGAGGTAATGATCCGGGATTTCGCAAAACTGGTACTTTCTCATCCTGAACTCCGTTTTTTACTCCATGAATCACTCACGGTGAAAGATAAATATCACGGGGAGATTAAAAAGGAATGGAGGCATCTCTACGGTCTTTTCCGAACTACCATCAGCGACCTGCAATCGATTGGCAAAGTTAATAAAGATCTCGAGCCGTCATGGGCGGCCCTCCTTCTACTGGGTATGATCTCATGGATGACCTTCTGGTTTGACTACAAGACCAAGGAACGTGTCGATGAAATAATTGA encodes the following:
- a CDS encoding AMP-binding protein — translated: MNNGHWMTAKDVLRVNAHKWPNKIGAKDLYKEFTFKQWDERACRLANALTDVGLKKGDRFAALAYNCVEWMDIYAAAAKGGFICVPIMFRLSASEMEYNINHCEAKAFI
- a CDS encoding class I adenylate-forming enzyme family protein produces the protein MNVSEMIARNSRMYPDKTALVEVDPVLKTRRVVTWKEFNDRINKVANALIDRGIKQGDKVHTLMYNCLEVLELQWGAMRAGAWIAPLNFRFTAQEIIYCSEVAEAKMMIFEEGFLDRIREVQPHLPKIKHYISIGKNTPKDMESLEEIMKQSSSKPVEIPLDDNDGCSLYFTSGTTGKPKPILLTNKNIECAAVTNNYSWNIKHNDNFLLLQPLYHAGGGMMWVGCVIVGAPAVLIKGMIKPIDVVDVVQKENVSILFMVVPWALDILGHYDRGELTTGQYDLKSCRLLSLGGQPVPPAVITRWLEKFPHMEYDTMYGLGEAMGPGCCHMTFKDMNRLGSIGKASFNWEARVVNEKGEDVVPGEVGELIVKGNGVMKEYYKNPEKTAETIRNGWCYTGDMAKADEEGYLYLVDRKKDVIIYGGENIYPVEIEDLLQHHPKIHDVGVIGIPDERLGEVVAAVIQVKPGEALTEKDVEKYCSDNLPKYKRPKHIFFDKVPRNPTGKIEKPVLREKYAGFGEMFKVK
- a CDS encoding indolepyruvate oxidoreductase subunit beta, producing the protein MKETATNVYVVGVGGQGAVMATELTSEVALAAGYDVKKGEVHGMSQRGGIIASHARFGKNITSPVIGKGEADYILAFEAVEALRSIEYLKPNGTIIVNEQQIVPPIAHFLKIQYPDKVKEKLEDGKRKVITLNAFEKAVEVGSELLVNTLLLGVLSKLLELPEKAWKEVLVNRFGTKMLDLNMKAFEAGRAMKF
- a CDS encoding 2-hydroxyacyl-CoA dehydratase family protein, coding for MAEERKQRMTATAAAAKIPKMVRANFTANLKAKEEGRPVAFSFIVNCYDEILRAMDIVPAWAESYSGICAAKRDAGKYLEKAESQNFSRSLCTYATCGLGFEYWRNELGGEMPPDAPWGGIARPDFILGTGQMLCDPRYKWPQAAQHYMQDVPAYIGGFYWPPYDENMDQREVENYYLKYAVDELKGAIAFIEKQTQKKMDWNKLEEITDLVDRTWDMFIDAYELRKARPTPMDTGDAMNTMVPLAFMLGTQEAYDFYKDLYDELKGRIDKKEGVAEDEKYRLLWGAGLPPWFALSDFQYFNNKGAVFPAERTYREAERIDRLDLPKLSDPLERIALRWMRYWTHWYDAARKRKGSIPEVERLIEYIEDYQIDGVVFHKAFSCRTWHSGILLQAQILKEVYREIPILVLEGDIVDISSYNEGATHLRIDAFIEVLENLKNKC
- a CDS encoding 2-hydroxyacyl-CoA dehydratase family protein is translated as METTNDKGLALVETYYKDYGCQARAMKKAGKRAMGYISAVAPVEIINAAGFTPVRIKGDPNEAVTKAYSSMETLVCPFLLNAFDLALKGKYDYLDGIVIPHTCDSVSRTYEVWKRNFPLPYYHFLNVPHLDGAPSLAFFTQILKTFIKSLEQFTGNGISEKNLAHAVLAYNELRQAMRDLYDLRKPDQPLISGIEMIKLLVAVKALPVDESAALVRQVTEEVKGRTISSPQKPLRIMLVGDQIDDTGLIEIIEKTGAQVVMDDVSVGSKLYYADIETTSDPVYGIAEYYLEKVSLPTFYRDRGGSYDENLELRFGHLKRFISEFNVDAVILLVYKNCDPYGFEVPATISYIESLGKPVFYVEDEYSSSSSSRLKTRIEAFLEMFTQERR